The following are encoded together in the Glycine soja cultivar W05 chromosome 5, ASM419377v2, whole genome shotgun sequence genome:
- the LOC114412234 gene encoding 60S ribosomal protein L37a: MTKRTKKAGIVGKYGTRYGASLRKQIKKMEVSQHSKFFCEFCGKYAVKRKAVGIWGCKDCGKVKAGGAYTLNTASAVTVRSTIRRLREQTES, encoded by the exons Atg ACTAAGAGAACAAAGAAGGCTGGCATTGTTGGAAAATACG gTACCCGTTATGGTGCCAGTCTGCGAAAGCAGATTAAGAAGATGGAAGTTAGTCAGCACAGCAAATTTTTCTGTGAATTTTGTGGGAAG TATGCTGTGAAGAGGAAAGCTGTAGGAATATGGGGATGCAAGGACTGTGGTAAAGTGAAAGCAGGCGGTGCTTATACTTTGAA TACCGCAAGTGCTGTGACGGTACGGAGCACCATCAGGAGGTTGAGGGAGCAAACTGAGAGTTGA